One window from the genome of Flavobacterium agricola encodes:
- a CDS encoding 3-hydroxybutyryl-CoA dehydrogenase, translating into MKTIAVIGAGTMGNGIAHTFAQSGFTVKLIDISDKAIERGMQTIANNLERMVTKGTITEQDKIDTIGNIITYTDIKDGVVGVDLVVEAATENVDLKLNIFKTLSEVCDHNVILASNTSSISITKIASVVVHPERVIGMHFMNPVPIMKLVEIIRGYNTTNEVTNIIMELSKKLAKTPVEVNDYPGFVANRILMPMINESIETLYNGVAGVEEIDTVMKLGMAHPMGPLQLADFIGLDVCLSILNVMYDGFKNPKYAPCPLLVNMVQAGKLGVKSGEGFYDYAQSKKAEKVSDFFKK; encoded by the coding sequence ATGAAAACTATTGCAGTAATTGGTGCAGGAACCATGGGCAACGGAATTGCTCATACCTTTGCACAATCTGGATTTACAGTTAAGCTTATTGACATATCAGACAAAGCAATTGAGCGTGGCATGCAAACTATTGCCAACAATCTAGAACGAATGGTAACAAAAGGTACCATTACTGAGCAAGACAAGATTGATACCATAGGTAACATTATAACATATACTGATATTAAAGACGGTGTAGTTGGAGTAGATTTAGTGGTAGAAGCTGCTACAGAAAATGTTGACCTAAAATTAAACATATTTAAAACCTTAAGCGAAGTTTGTGATCATAACGTAATCTTAGCTTCAAACACCTCAAGTATTTCAATAACCAAAATTGCTTCGGTTGTAGTACATCCTGAACGTGTAATTGGTATGCATTTCATGAATCCGGTGCCGATTATGAAGTTGGTAGAAATTATTCGCGGATACAACACCACGAATGAAGTAACTAACATTATCATGGAACTGTCTAAAAAATTAGCTAAAACTCCGGTTGAAGTTAATGATTATCCGGGCTTTGTAGCCAACCGTATTTTAATGCCAATGATTAACGAATCTATCGAAACGTTATATAATGGCGTTGCAGGTGTTGAAGAAATTGATACCGTAATGAAACTAGGCATGGCACACCCAATGGGACCGTTACAATTAGCCGATTTTATTGGTTTAGATGTTTGCCTGTCTATTTTAAACGTTATGTACGACGGTTTTAAAAATCCAAAATACGCACCATGTCCGTTGTTAGTAAACATGGTTCAAGCAGGTAAATTAGGCGTAAAATCAGGCGAAGGTTTTTACGACTATGCACAAAGTAAAAAGGCAGAAAAAGTTTCCGATTTTTTCAAAAAATAA
- a CDS encoding Gfo/Idh/MocA family protein encodes MLKIGVLGAGHLGKIHLRLLNQSEKYNLVGFYDPIESNAIKVAEEFGYHRFTSIEALIAAVDVVDIVTPTLNHYECAVQAITAGKHIFIEKPIATTIEQAQNIIALAKQHQVKGQVGHVERFNPAFKAVREKINNPMFIETHRLAEFNPRGTDVPVVLDLMIHDIDAILSVVDSEVKSIHASGTAVISDSPDICNARIEFENGCVANVTSSRISMKNMRKARFFQKDAYISVDYLDKICEVVKMKDAPEVPGDFDLILQNAEGVKKQIYYDNPTVEPNNAILDELETFADAINNNTQPVVTLEQGTKALEIAYRIIESYSK; translated from the coding sequence ATGCTTAAAATTGGCGTTTTAGGTGCCGGTCACCTAGGAAAAATTCATTTAAGACTTTTAAATCAATCTGAAAAATATAATTTAGTCGGCTTTTACGATCCTATTGAATCGAATGCAATTAAAGTTGCTGAAGAATTTGGTTACCACCGATTCACATCTATCGAAGCGCTTATTGCAGCCGTTGATGTGGTTGATATTGTAACCCCAACCTTAAACCATTACGAATGTGCAGTTCAGGCCATTACGGCAGGTAAACATATTTTTATAGAAAAACCAATTGCAACAACAATTGAGCAAGCACAAAATATAATTGCATTAGCAAAACAACATCAAGTAAAAGGGCAAGTTGGGCACGTAGAACGTTTTAATCCAGCTTTTAAAGCCGTACGCGAAAAAATAAACAATCCTATGTTTATTGAAACGCATCGTTTGGCCGAATTTAATCCGCGTGGTACCGACGTGCCTGTGGTTTTAGATTTAATGATTCATGATATTGATGCAATTTTAAGCGTGGTAGATTCTGAAGTAAAATCTATTCATGCTTCAGGAACGGCAGTTATTTCTGATTCTCCAGATATTTGTAACGCCCGCATTGAATTTGAAAACGGCTGCGTAGCTAACGTAACATCAAGCCGCATCTCAATGAAAAACATGCGTAAAGCTCGTTTTTTCCAAAAAGATGCTTATATATCTGTTGATTATTTAGATAAAATTTGTGAGGTAGTAAAAATGAAAGATGCGCCAGAAGTTCCGGGCGATTTTGATTTAATTTTACAAAATGCCGAAGGCGTTAAAAAACAAATTTACTACGACAATCCAACGGTAGAACCTAACAATGCAATTTTAGACGAGTTAGAAACCTTTGCTGATGCGATTAACAACAACACCCAACCAGTGGTAACATTAGAACAAGGTACAAAAGCATTAGAAATTGCATATCGTATTATAGAATCCTACTCCAAATAA
- a CDS encoding protein-L-isoaspartate(D-aspartate) O-methyltransferase has protein sequence MRDTTKHLGRRNQLVNLLQQKGIKDLRVLEAIRSVPRHLFLNSSFEDIAYLDRAFPIGSGQTISHPYTVAFQSELLEVKDGDKILEIGTGSGYQTAILLKLGARVYTVERQNELYKNTAKIFNQLHIRPKIYSFGDGYKGMPNEAPFDGIIVTAGAPYVPEALLLQLKIGGRLVIPVGDEIQIMTVLVRVSESQFEKHEFGDFKFVPLLENKN, from the coding sequence TTGAGAGATACCACGAAACATTTAGGACGACGCAATCAGTTAGTAAATTTGTTGCAGCAAAAAGGAATTAAAGATTTGCGCGTGTTAGAAGCTATTCGTAGCGTTCCGCGACATTTGTTTTTAAATTCGAGCTTTGAAGATATTGCTTATTTAGACCGTGCTTTTCCTATTGGATCTGGTCAAACCATTTCGCATCCTTATACAGTAGCTTTTCAGTCTGAACTTTTAGAGGTGAAAGATGGAGATAAAATATTAGAAATAGGTACCGGTTCGGGCTACCAAACCGCTATATTATTAAAGTTAGGCGCTCGTGTTTATACGGTTGAACGCCAAAATGAGTTGTATAAAAATACGGCTAAAATTTTTAATCAGTTGCACATTCGTCCAAAAATTTATTCGTTTGGCGATGGTTATAAAGGCATGCCCAACGAAGCACCTTTTGATGGTATTATTGTAACCGCTGGCGCACCTTACGTACCGGAAGCTTTGTTGTTGCAATTAAAAATAGGAGGAAGGTTGGTAATTCCGGTAGGCGATGAAATACAAATCATGACGGTATTGGTTCGCGTAAGTGAATCGCAATTTGAAAAACACGAATTTGGTGATTTTAAATTTGTTCCGTTGTTAGAAAATAAAAATTAG
- the lpdA gene encoding dihydrolipoyl dehydrogenase translates to MSSFDVVVIGSGPGGYVAAIRCAQLGMNTAIIEKYSTLGGTCLNVGCIPSKALLASSHHVDEIKHFADHGIELAGDFKVDLEKMIARKQAVVDQTCGGVKFLMDKNKITVFEGVGSFENATTINVTKNDGSVEQITAKNTIIATGSKPSTLPFITLDKERVITSTEALKLKEVPKHLIIIGGGVIGLELGQVYLRLGAQVSVVEYADRILPTMDAAVSKELTKVLKKAGMKFYTSHKVQKVERQGETVLVEALNAKGEVVSLEGDYTLVAVGRRPYTDGLNAEKAGVKITERGQVEVNDHLQTTAANIYAIGDVVRGAMLAHKAEEEGVLVAEFLAGQKPHIDYNLIPGVVYTWPEVAAVGKTEEQLKAEGKEYKAGQFPFKALGRARASADLDGFVKILADKNTDEVLGIHIVGARAADLIAEAVVAMEYRASAEDISRMSHAHPTFAEAIKEAALAATENRALHV, encoded by the coding sequence ATGAGTTCATTTGACGTAGTTGTTATCGGATCAGGTCCTGGTGGATACGTAGCAGCAATTCGTTGCGCACAATTAGGAATGAATACTGCTATTATTGAAAAATATTCAACTTTAGGCGGTACATGTTTAAACGTAGGATGTATTCCTTCAAAAGCTTTATTAGCTTCATCTCACCACGTAGATGAAATTAAACACTTTGCTGATCATGGAATTGAATTAGCTGGTGATTTTAAAGTTGATTTAGAAAAAATGATTGCTCGTAAGCAAGCAGTTGTAGATCAAACTTGTGGTGGTGTTAAGTTTTTAATGGACAAAAATAAAATTACAGTTTTTGAAGGCGTAGGTTCGTTTGAAAATGCAACTACAATTAATGTAACTAAAAATGACGGTTCTGTTGAGCAAATTACGGCTAAAAATACCATTATTGCTACCGGATCTAAACCATCAACTTTGCCATTTATTACTTTAGATAAAGAACGTGTAATTACATCTACAGAAGCTTTAAAATTAAAAGAAGTTCCAAAACATTTAATCATTATTGGTGGTGGTGTTATTGGTTTAGAGCTTGGTCAAGTTTATTTACGTTTAGGAGCTCAGGTTTCTGTAGTAGAATATGCAGATCGTATTTTACCTACTATGGATGCAGCGGTTTCTAAAGAATTAACAAAAGTGCTTAAAAAAGCAGGTATGAAATTTTATACTTCGCACAAAGTACAAAAAGTAGAACGCCAAGGAGAAACTGTTTTAGTTGAAGCATTAAATGCTAAAGGAGAAGTTGTTTCTTTAGAAGGTGATTATACATTAGTAGCAGTTGGTCGTCGTCCATACACAGACGGATTAAATGCTGAAAAAGCTGGAGTAAAAATTACTGAAAGAGGACAAGTAGAAGTTAACGATCACTTACAAACAACTGCTGCAAACATTTATGCAATTGGTGATGTGGTTCGTGGTGCTATGTTAGCTCATAAAGCTGAAGAAGAAGGTGTTTTAGTTGCTGAATTTTTAGCTGGACAAAAACCTCATATTGATTACAACTTAATTCCTGGTGTAGTTTATACATGGCCAGAAGTTGCTGCTGTTGGTAAAACAGAAGAGCAATTAAAAGCTGAAGGAAAAGAATATAAAGCAGGACAATTCCCATTCAAAGCTTTAGGACGTGCTCGTGCAAGTGCTGATTTAGATGGATTTGTTAAAATTTTAGCTGATAAAAATACTGACGAAGTTTTAGGGATTCACATTGTAGGTGCTCGTGCAGCAGATTTAATTGCTGAAGCTGTAGTTGCTATGGAATACCGTGCATCAGCAGAAGATATTTCTCGTATGTCACACGCGCATCCAACGTTTGCAGAAGCGATTAAGGAAGCTGCTTTGGCTGCAACAGAAAATAGAGCTTTACACGTATAG
- a CDS encoding DMP19 family protein, producing the protein MKNELISKIADWHEQDNHINIIQALLQIPVQDLNFELKGYLGRAYNNISEFDKALKVLLTEEVLGKNDSLWNYRVGFAYYYKNEFEMAFYYFNKSALLGDEAANTFKQWCFNEIQFKKWYRLTVDTIEFLSQHNGDWNLLSENRQELVALYLLEDEVTALGFLHFFSNWGYSCYVNAYKGLIRLGYPKCAQAIKKQFELINAMQYNRDANTILDIPTLLSISDQDKIKALDKVYKKNNEFLPEKVIAYFEDELLTKKMSDKKEKVNVLYLNLDLDTKH; encoded by the coding sequence ATGAAAAATGAACTTATTAGTAAAATTGCTGATTGGCACGAACAAGACAATCACATAAATATTATTCAAGCTTTGCTACAAATACCCGTTCAGGATTTGAACTTTGAGCTGAAAGGATATTTAGGTCGCGCATATAATAATATATCCGAGTTTGATAAAGCCTTAAAAGTTTTATTAACCGAAGAAGTTTTAGGTAAAAATGATTCACTTTGGAACTACCGAGTAGGTTTTGCTTATTATTATAAAAATGAATTCGAAATGGCTTTTTATTACTTTAATAAAAGTGCTTTGTTAGGTGATGAAGCAGCCAATACATTTAAGCAATGGTGTTTTAACGAAATTCAATTTAAAAAATGGTATCGCTTAACGGTTGATACGATTGAATTTTTATCACAACATAACGGCGATTGGAATTTGTTGTCTGAAAATAGGCAAGAATTAGTAGCGCTTTATTTGTTAGAAGATGAAGTAACTGCGCTTGGTTTTTTACACTTTTTTAGCAACTGGGGATACAGCTGTTATGTTAATGCTTATAAAGGATTAATCCGTTTAGGATACCCAAAATGTGCGCAAGCCATTAAAAAACAGTTTGAGCTTATTAATGCGATGCAATACAATCGGGATGCAAATACAATTTTAGATATTCCGACTTTGTTAAGCATTTCAGATCAAGATAAAATAAAAGCTTTAGATAAGGTTTATAAAAAAAATAACGAATTTTTACCAGAAAAAGTTATTGCTTATTTTGAAGACGAATTGTTGACTAAAAAAATGTCAGACAAAAAAGAAAAAGTTAATGTTTTGTATCTAAATTTGGACTTAGATACCAAACATTAA
- a CDS encoding MmcQ/YjbR family DNA-binding protein, producing the protein MDLVQFIDLVQSFGSVTYDTPFDENTLVFRIGGKIFLLTDIAQWDSNEPRMNIKALPENVEKYLANYSFVEPGYHMNKKHWVTVTVNQVSSQNLLKQWIHDSYNLVFNSLTKKLQAELLENK; encoded by the coding sequence ATGGATTTAGTTCAATTTATAGATTTGGTTCAAAGTTTTGGTTCGGTAACGTATGATACGCCTTTTGATGAAAATACTTTGGTATTTCGAATAGGGGGTAAAATATTTTTACTTACTGATATTGCACAATGGGATAGTAATGAACCGCGAATGAATATTAAAGCATTACCCGAAAATGTTGAAAAATACTTGGCCAACTATTCTTTTGTTGAACCAGGATATCATATGAATAAAAAACATTGGGTAACGGTAACCGTTAACCAAGTTTCATCGCAGAACTTGTTAAAACAATGGATTCATGATTCGTACAACTTAGTGTTTAACAGCCTTACAAAAAAATTACAAGCCGAATTGTTGGAAAATAAATAA
- a CDS encoding metal-dependent hydrolase, whose product MDSLTQIAVGIATAELCLGKQLKNKAFLYGAVIATLPDLDIYLGKLFDPITAIAMHRSFSHSILFFLLASVPIGAIMFKLEKGHVKLFQAINASFFILFTHSLLDAFTTWGTQIFWPLPYRAAIKSIFVVDFFYTIPWLIFLFLVYKNSNPIKRAKWLKIGFVITSCYLLLGIVLKIYVTQQVKNALHGQNITYTKIIVKPTFSNVVLWNINVMTNDAFLLSDFSVFDAQPMPFKSYDRNLYLAEPYQMQPVYNQLVNISEGWFTLQQTEQGILFNDLRFGLLKDDATKPQFAFSYKLMESESGLTAEELPKDNRDGKALLQNLYNRIFTSVTQ is encoded by the coding sequence ATGGATTCATTAACACAAATTGCTGTCGGAATTGCTACGGCCGAACTTTGCTTAGGTAAACAACTTAAAAATAAAGCTTTTTTATACGGTGCCGTTATTGCAACCTTGCCCGATTTAGATATTTATTTAGGTAAGCTGTTCGATCCTATTACGGCTATTGCTATGCATCGCAGTTTCAGTCATTCCATATTATTTTTTTTATTAGCATCGGTTCCCATTGGTGCCATTATGTTTAAGCTCGAAAAAGGCCATGTAAAGCTTTTTCAAGCCATAAATGCCAGCTTTTTTATACTATTTACCCATTCGTTGCTTGATGCATTTACAACTTGGGGCACTCAAATATTTTGGCCATTGCCGTATCGTGCAGCCATAAAATCCATTTTTGTGGTCGATTTTTTCTATACCATTCCATGGTTAATTTTTTTGTTTTTAGTTTACAAAAATAGCAATCCAATAAAACGAGCTAAATGGCTTAAAATTGGTTTTGTAATTACTTCTTGCTATTTACTTTTAGGTATTGTATTAAAAATTTACGTTACTCAGCAGGTTAAAAATGCATTGCATGGTCAAAATATTACGTATACCAAAATTATAGTAAAACCAACCTTTAGTAATGTTGTTTTATGGAACATTAATGTAATGACCAACGATGCATTTTTATTAAGTGATTTCTCTGTATTTGATGCCCAACCAATGCCTTTTAAAAGCTATGATCGAAATTTGTATTTGGCAGAACCGTACCAAATGCAGCCGGTTTATAACCAATTGGTAAATATTTCTGAAGGATGGTTTACCTTGCAACAAACAGAGCAAGGCATTTTGTTTAACGATTTGCGTTTTGGCTTACTAAAAGATGATGCCACGAAGCCGCAATTTGCTTTTAGCTATAAATTGATGGAATCTGAGAGTGGATTAACTGCCGAAGAATTGCCTAAAGATAATCGCGATGGTAAAGCTTTACTTCAAAATTTATATAACCGCATTTTTACTTCCGTAACACAATAA
- a CDS encoding phosphoribosylaminoimidazolesuccinocarboxamide synthase produces the protein MQTITTTNFTFPGQKNVYHGKVREVYTINDDLLVMIATDRLSAFDVVMPKGIPYKGQILNQMATKFMQATQDIVPNWLLATPDPNVAVGHLCEPFKVEMVIRGYLSGHAAREYAAGKRELCGVIMPEGMKANDKFPTPIITPSTKADLGDHDEDISREEILANGIVSEADYLVLEKYTRDLFQRGTEIAASKGLILVDTKYEFGKTKEGKIVLIDEIHTPDSSRYFYADGYQERQEKGEDQKQLSKEFVRQWLIANGFQGKEGQQVPEMNDEYIASVSERYIELYEKIMGEKFVKADVSNITNRIETNVNQFLNEYYK, from the coding sequence ATGCAAACAATAACTACAACCAATTTTACCTTTCCGGGGCAAAAAAACGTGTACCATGGTAAGGTAAGAGAAGTTTATACCATTAACGATGATTTATTGGTTATGATTGCTACCGATCGTTTATCTGCGTTCGATGTGGTTATGCCAAAAGGAATTCCATATAAAGGCCAAATTTTAAACCAAATGGCAACAAAATTTATGCAAGCTACGCAAGATATTGTTCCGAATTGGTTATTAGCTACGCCAGATCCTAACGTTGCTGTTGGGCATTTGTGCGAACCGTTTAAGGTTGAAATGGTTATTCGTGGATATTTATCTGGCCATGCAGCTCGAGAATATGCAGCTGGAAAACGTGAGCTTTGCGGTGTAATTATGCCCGAAGGAATGAAAGCTAACGATAAATTTCCTACTCCAATTATCACCCCATCTACAAAAGCTGATTTAGGCGATCATGATGAAGATATTTCTCGCGAAGAAATTTTGGCTAATGGTATTGTTAGTGAAGCTGATTATTTAGTTTTAGAAAAATATACACGTGATTTGTTTCAGCGTGGTACAGAAATAGCGGCATCTAAAGGATTAATTTTAGTTGATACAAAATACGAATTTGGTAAAACCAAAGAAGGTAAAATTGTTTTGATTGATGAAATTCACACACCAGATTCATCACGTTATTTTTATGCTGATGGGTATCAAGAACGTCAGGAAAAAGGAGAAGATCAGAAACAACTTTCTAAAGAATTTGTTCGCCAATGGTTAATTGCTAACGGATTTCAGGGTAAAGAAGGGCAGCAAGTTCCAGAAATGAACGACGAATATATTGCAAGCGTTTCGGAAAGATATATTGAATTGTACGAAAAAATTATGGGCGAAAAGTTTGTAAAAGCAGACGTAAGCAACATTACAAATCGAATAGAAACGAATGTAAATCAGTTTTTAAATGAATATTACAAATAA
- a CDS encoding DUF7935 family protein, protein MNTSKIIEIIMYCLPALLTGGVAYYFFKMHVDNEENRRRYHLLKSTQKDVLPLKLQAYERMTIFLERTNPAKLVLRISPMDQNPTNYANMLIQTIENEFEHNLAQQIYMSPEAWQIISKSKHAIISNFRHLSTKVETADELRTLILTNIATENETSTNLALLYIKNEVSQLIG, encoded by the coding sequence ATGAATACTTCTAAAATTATAGAAATCATTATGTACTGCTTACCAGCCTTACTTACAGGCGGCGTTGCCTATTACTTTTTTAAAATGCACGTAGATAATGAAGAAAACAGAAGGCGTTACCATTTACTAAAAAGTACACAAAAAGATGTGTTGCCTTTAAAACTTCAGGCGTACGAACGTATGACTATTTTTTTAGAACGAACCAACCCAGCTAAATTAGTTTTGCGTATTAGTCCAATGGACCAGAATCCGACCAATTATGCTAACATGCTAATTCAAACCATAGAAAATGAATTTGAACACAATTTGGCACAACAAATTTATATGAGCCCAGAAGCTTGGCAAATAATTAGCAAATCTAAACATGCTATTATTTCAAACTTTAGACATTTAAGCACAAAGGTTGAAACCGCAGACGAATTACGCACCTTAATTTTAACCAACATAGCAACCGAAAACGAAACATCAACCAACTTAGCGTTGTTGTATATAAAAAACGAAGTAAGCCAACTTATTGGATAA